A window of the Streptomyces luomodiensis genome harbors these coding sequences:
- a CDS encoding LysE family translocator produces MDTTTVAAFLAVDLLLVFTPGADWAYAIAAGLRDRSVVPAVAGLIAGYAGYTLLAVAGLVVLVASSPSVLTALTVAGAGYLMWLGWGVLARPAVLDAPTKAVSSSRRQVMLKGAGISGLNPKALLLYFSLFPQFIHPATGWPVAAQTGLLGTLHMAACAIVYLAVGVLARTVLKTRPAAARAVTRVSGAMMIGIGGFLLVERLAG; encoded by the coding sequence ATGGACACGACGACGGTGGCGGCTTTCCTGGCAGTGGATCTGCTGCTGGTGTTCACCCCGGGCGCGGACTGGGCCTACGCGATCGCGGCGGGGCTGCGGGACCGGTCGGTCGTCCCCGCCGTCGCCGGGCTGATAGCCGGATACGCGGGATACACGCTGCTCGCCGTGGCCGGTCTGGTGGTGCTCGTGGCGAGCTCTCCGAGCGTGCTCACCGCGCTGACCGTGGCCGGCGCCGGCTACCTGATGTGGCTGGGCTGGGGTGTGCTCGCGCGGCCGGCGGTGCTGGACGCGCCCACGAAGGCCGTGTCCTCCTCGCGCCGGCAGGTCATGCTCAAGGGGGCCGGGATCAGTGGCCTGAACCCCAAGGCGCTGCTGCTGTACTTCTCGCTCTTCCCGCAGTTCATCCACCCCGCCACCGGCTGGCCGGTCGCCGCGCAGACGGGGCTGCTCGGCACGCTCCACATGGCGGCCTGCGCCATCGTCTACCTGGCTGTCGGTGTGCTCGCCCGCACCGTGCTGAAGACCCGGCCGGCGGCGGCCCGTGCGGTCACCCGGGTCTCCGGTGCCATGATGATCGGCATCGGCGGGTTCCTGCTCGTGGAACGTCTGGCCGGCTGA
- a CDS encoding Lrp/AsnC family transcriptional regulator, whose product MDALDRKILTELQLDGRLTVTELAARVRLSVSPCHRRLRDLEREGAIRGYRAVVDPAAIGLHFEAVVFATLRWEGRDTVTAFEEAVTAIPHVIQAQRLFGEPDYLLRVATTDLAAYQQLYDQQLAQLPGVQRLTSTLVMKSVVQDRPLPEQPSRG is encoded by the coding sequence ATGGATGCCCTGGACCGGAAAATTCTTACCGAGCTACAGCTGGACGGCCGCCTGACCGTCACCGAGCTGGCCGCGCGCGTGCGGCTGAGCGTCTCGCCCTGTCACCGCCGGCTGCGCGACCTCGAACGCGAGGGTGCCATCCGCGGCTACCGCGCCGTGGTCGACCCGGCGGCCATCGGCCTGCACTTCGAAGCCGTGGTCTTCGCCACGCTGCGCTGGGAGGGCCGCGACACCGTCACCGCCTTCGAAGAGGCCGTGACCGCCATCCCGCATGTCATCCAGGCCCAGCGCCTCTTCGGCGAACCCGACTACCTGCTGCGGGTCGCCACCACCGACCTGGCCGCCTACCAGCAGCTCTACGACCAGCAGTTGGCCCAGCTGCCGGGTGTCCAGCGGCTGACGTCCACCCTCGTCATGAAGAGCGTCGTGCAGGACCGGCCACTGCCCGAGCAGCCGTCACGCGGGTGA
- a CDS encoding DUF5134 domain-containing protein translates to MIAATGLRWVLTVLFVVPALFAVWRAVIPGGAGGGPGATGRAAHLLHAVMALAMVAMVWPWGMDLPARPQILLFTLGGVWFAGVALARPAPLSRARALSDVLPHVVMMGAMAWMAAAMASSSPAPGHGGSHGMADMPGMDMSGGSGTVTMTLTGTGPRLTAGLLAGVLLVLALRWLARGFDAARLDDTTGSRRRSAPAEPDAFELGCHGAMALGMAVTFVLLV, encoded by the coding sequence ATGATCGCCGCGACGGGTCTGCGCTGGGTCCTGACCGTACTGTTCGTCGTGCCCGCGCTCTTCGCGGTGTGGCGGGCCGTCATACCCGGAGGTGCCGGCGGCGGGCCGGGCGCCACGGGGCGAGCCGCGCATCTGCTGCACGCGGTGATGGCCCTCGCCATGGTGGCGATGGTCTGGCCCTGGGGCATGGACCTTCCGGCCCGGCCACAGATCCTCCTGTTCACGCTGGGCGGGGTGTGGTTCGCGGGGGTGGCCCTGGCCCGGCCCGCTCCGCTCTCCCGTGCGCGTGCGCTGTCGGATGTCCTCCCGCATGTGGTGATGATGGGCGCGATGGCCTGGATGGCCGCGGCGATGGCCTCGTCCTCCCCGGCGCCGGGACACGGTGGCTCCCACGGTATGGCGGACATGCCCGGGATGGACATGTCCGGTGGCTCCGGCACCGTGACCATGACCCTCACCGGAACCGGCCCGAGGCTGACCGCCGGGCTGCTGGCCGGAGTGCTGCTCGTGCTCGCCCTGCGGTGGCTGGCGCGGGGGTTCGACGCCGCCCGGCTGGACGACACCACCGGGTCGCGGCGCCGCTCGGCGCCGGCCGAACCGGACGCGTTCGAACTCGGCTGCCACGGCGCCATGGCGCTGGGTATGGCGGTGACGTTCGTCCTGCTCGTATGA
- a CDS encoding ArsR/SmtB family transcription factor — protein MAVRMHFTDEDLAQIRLAQAPDPMWEALLSMHTLQTAAAAAVFGGWRRTVRRRLRTHDAQLLQLAPPVGYSADFLTPAAGAGGLDAGLSALLSTPRRRFQHDLLELSRTGRRLPVWARSLADGDKEAVTLLARMFRSYFDTALAPWWEGIRARFDAERTVHERYLAQGDLPGLLGTLHPGLVWRGSVLVLPGLGDDRDVWLEGRGILILPSYFCWGAPTLLKDPGLPPVVVYPMAHDTAPCAVPGADGAVPVRPRSLDALVGRTRARILTTVAGHGLTTSELAHGVGVAPATVSHHATVLREAGLLSTRRIGGSVLHTLTPLGLALLGERPALGSGLVA, from the coding sequence ATGGCTGTACGCATGCACTTCACCGACGAAGATCTCGCACAGATCAGGCTGGCGCAGGCTCCGGATCCCATGTGGGAAGCCCTGCTCAGCATGCACACACTACAGACGGCCGCCGCCGCGGCCGTCTTCGGCGGCTGGCGGCGCACCGTACGCCGTCGGCTCCGGACCCACGACGCCCAGTTGCTCCAGCTCGCCCCGCCCGTCGGATACTCCGCCGACTTCCTCACCCCGGCGGCCGGCGCCGGCGGTCTGGACGCGGGATTGAGCGCCTTGCTCTCCACTCCGCGCCGCCGGTTCCAGCACGATCTCCTGGAACTGTCCCGGACGGGCCGTCGGTTACCGGTCTGGGCCCGGTCGCTCGCCGACGGCGACAAGGAGGCCGTCACGCTCCTCGCCCGCATGTTCCGGTCCTACTTCGACACGGCCCTGGCGCCCTGGTGGGAGGGTATCCGCGCCCGGTTCGACGCCGAACGCACCGTGCACGAGCGGTACTTGGCGCAGGGTGACCTGCCAGGACTGCTGGGTACGCTCCATCCGGGGCTCGTCTGGCGCGGGTCCGTGCTGGTGCTCCCGGGCCTGGGGGACGACCGGGACGTCTGGCTGGAGGGGCGCGGGATCCTCATTCTCCCGTCGTACTTCTGCTGGGGCGCACCGACGCTGCTGAAGGATCCCGGGCTCCCGCCCGTCGTGGTCTATCCCATGGCGCACGACACCGCGCCCTGCGCCGTGCCCGGGGCCGACGGGGCCGTCCCGGTGCGGCCCCGCTCCTTGGACGCCCTCGTCGGCCGCACCCGCGCCCGCATCCTGACCACGGTCGCGGGCCACGGCTTGACGACGAGTGAACTGGCGCACGGCGTGGGCGTCGCGCCCGCCACGGTCAGCCACCACGCCACCGTTCTGCGCGAGGCGGGCCTGCTGAGCACCCGCAGGATAGGCGGCTCCGTGCTCCATACGCTCACCCCCCTGGGGCTGGCCCTGCTGGGCGAGCGGCCGGCTCTGGGCTCCGGCCTGGTCGCGTGA
- a CDS encoding MMPL family transporter, with product MTVCIIGAPRRTLAATFLLLAVAAVVAVPVMGKLSAGGFRDPGAESSRATTALADTFDQGKMQLLLTVTAPGGVAGSAARTAGSRIVEELEQSPHVASVSSPWTAPGPAAATLTSKDGDTGLIAAGLYGEENDAQRYARDLADKVTGTADGVVVKAGGGAMLYSQIRERSEADLSFMEAVATPLSLLALIWVFGGLVAAGLPLAVAVVAIACAAAALRLLTMVTEISVFALSLATALGLALAIDYTLLIISRFRDELARRESIEHAVVRTMSTAGRTVLFSASTVILCTLPMLLFPMSFLRSMAYAAMLVVAFAAAGALVITPAAMTLLGHRIESWNLKTPVRRLFGRSGHPVRRTEDTFWYRSTKAVMRRPLVTAVAVTAALLLLGSPFLGVRYGFPDDRVLSSSASVREVGDQLREDFTVNPQAAVSVVLKDTRDMTPTQLGAYAAALSRVPGVTFVAAPGATFVDGERSAGQSAGAGAEGNAAFLTVASAAPVFSAQSEKQLDGLHAVPVPGDAQVMFTGTAQVNRDSVDAVTSRLPLVILLITIVALVLLFAVTGSVLLPLKAVVLDMISLSAAFGALVWIFQDGHLGALGTTSVGTLVIQTPIVLFFIAFGVSMDYEVFIMSRIKEYWKNSDRTDEANAEAVARGLARTGPVVTAAAAIMTISFAALIAAQVSNMRMLGFGLMVVVLVDATLVRMLLVPAFMKMLGRANWWAPRRLRAWHDRWAISDDGAVAPVRTEVPVG from the coding sequence ATGACCGTGTGCATCATCGGTGCACCCCGTAGGACCCTGGCCGCCACCTTCCTCCTGCTCGCGGTGGCGGCGGTCGTCGCGGTTCCGGTCATGGGCAAGCTGTCCGCGGGTGGGTTCAGGGACCCCGGCGCCGAGTCGTCCCGGGCCACCACCGCGCTCGCCGATACGTTCGATCAGGGGAAGATGCAGTTGCTGCTGACGGTCACCGCGCCGGGCGGGGTGGCCGGGAGCGCGGCGCGCACGGCGGGCAGCCGCATCGTCGAAGAGCTCGAGCAGTCACCGCACGTCGCCTCGGTGTCCTCGCCGTGGACCGCTCCCGGACCGGCCGCCGCCACGCTGACCAGCAAGGACGGCGACACCGGCCTCATTGCGGCCGGCCTGTACGGCGAGGAGAACGACGCCCAGCGGTACGCCCGGGACCTGGCCGACAAGGTGACGGGCACGGCCGACGGTGTGGTGGTCAAGGCCGGTGGCGGGGCGATGCTGTACTCGCAGATCCGGGAGCGCAGCGAAGCGGACCTGTCCTTCATGGAAGCCGTCGCCACCCCGTTGAGCCTGCTCGCCTTGATCTGGGTGTTCGGCGGACTGGTGGCCGCCGGGCTGCCGCTCGCGGTCGCGGTGGTGGCCATCGCGTGCGCGGCCGCGGCGCTGCGCCTGCTCACCATGGTCACGGAGATATCGGTCTTCGCGCTCAGCCTGGCGACCGCGCTGGGGCTCGCCCTCGCCATCGACTACACCTTGCTGATCATCAGCCGGTTCCGCGACGAGCTGGCCCGGCGGGAGTCCATCGAACACGCGGTCGTCCGGACCATGTCGACGGCGGGCCGGACCGTGCTGTTCTCGGCGAGCACCGTGATCCTGTGCACGCTGCCGATGCTGCTGTTCCCGATGAGTTTCCTGCGGTCCATGGCCTACGCCGCGATGCTCGTCGTGGCGTTCGCGGCAGCGGGGGCGCTGGTGATCACACCCGCCGCGATGACGCTGCTCGGCCACCGGATCGAGTCCTGGAACCTCAAGACGCCCGTACGCCGCCTCTTCGGCCGGAGCGGCCATCCGGTCCGCCGTACGGAGGACACCTTCTGGTACCGGAGCACCAAGGCGGTGATGAGGCGGCCGCTGGTGACGGCCGTGGCGGTCACCGCGGCCCTGCTGCTCCTCGGCTCGCCCTTCCTCGGCGTGCGGTACGGATTCCCCGACGACCGGGTGCTCTCCTCGTCCGCGTCGGTACGCGAAGTGGGCGACCAGTTGCGCGAGGACTTCACCGTCAACCCGCAAGCCGCCGTCTCGGTGGTCCTCAAGGACACCCGCGACATGACGCCGACGCAGCTGGGCGCGTACGCGGCCGCGCTGTCCCGGGTGCCTGGTGTCACCTTCGTGGCGGCTCCTGGCGCCACCTTCGTCGACGGCGAGCGGTCGGCGGGACAGTCGGCCGGCGCCGGAGCCGAGGGAAACGCCGCGTTCCTCACCGTCGCGAGCGCCGCGCCCGTGTTCTCCGCACAGTCGGAGAAGCAGCTGGACGGCCTGCACGCGGTGCCGGTCCCCGGCGACGCGCAGGTGATGTTCACCGGCACCGCACAGGTCAACCGGGACAGCGTCGACGCCGTCACCTCCCGCCTCCCCCTGGTGATCCTGCTGATCACGATCGTCGCGCTCGTGCTGCTGTTCGCGGTCACCGGGAGCGTGCTGCTGCCGCTGAAAGCCGTGGTGCTGGACATGATCTCGCTGTCGGCGGCGTTCGGAGCGCTGGTCTGGATCTTCCAGGACGGCCATCTGGGGGCGCTCGGCACGACGTCGGTCGGCACGCTGGTGATACAGACCCCGATCGTGCTGTTCTTCATCGCCTTCGGCGTGTCCATGGATTACGAAGTGTTCATCATGTCCCGCATCAAGGAGTACTGGAAGAACTCCGACCGCACCGACGAGGCCAACGCCGAAGCCGTGGCGCGCGGGCTGGCACGCACCGGGCCGGTGGTCACCGCCGCCGCGGCGATCATGACCATCTCGTTCGCGGCACTGATCGCGGCTCAGGTGTCGAACATGCGGATGCTCGGTTTCGGGCTCATGGTGGTGGTGCTCGTCGACGCCACCCTGGTGCGGATGCTGCTCGTGCCAGCGTTCATGAAGATGCTGGGCAGAGCGAACTGGTGGGCTCCCCGGCGGCTGCGCGCGTGGCACGACCGGTGGGCGATCTCCGATGACGGCGCGGTCGCGCCGGTGCGGACGGAAGTGCCGGTCGGCTGA
- a CDS encoding AurF N-oxygenase family protein, which yields MTAGNTSPAESGSAELPREVVSNRLLKGSVKRSYIPVVDIDWEAPLDDDKFFVAPKTLSLYGTELWDRMDRAQRIELSRQEFVNMLSTAIWFENIVNQGLLRHVMHADPRSSETHYSLTELGDETRHMVMFGKAIQKVGAEHVRVPLAQRVVLNTIPFFLRGSGLWLFALLGEDITDELQRQMVDDPDVQPLAQRVLRVHILEEARHISFARDGIRKRVAEMPRWRRAVLANVLGFHGIVNQQAFINPVVYRRVGLPDPKAARRAAKANENFRLVQKRCFAGLAEFFEETGLMGRVSRKIWKKIGYLD from the coding sequence ATGACCGCGGGCAACACGTCCCCGGCGGAGTCGGGCTCTGCCGAGCTGCCACGTGAGGTGGTATCCAACCGGTTGTTGAAGGGGTCGGTGAAACGGTCCTACATCCCGGTGGTCGACATCGACTGGGAGGCGCCGCTGGACGACGACAAGTTCTTCGTGGCGCCGAAGACCCTCTCGCTGTACGGCACCGAGCTCTGGGACCGGATGGACCGGGCGCAGCGGATCGAGCTGTCCCGGCAGGAGTTCGTCAACATGCTGTCGACGGCGATCTGGTTCGAGAACATCGTCAACCAGGGACTGCTGCGCCACGTCATGCACGCGGACCCGCGCAGCAGCGAAACCCACTACAGCCTGACGGAGCTGGGCGACGAGACCCGGCACATGGTGATGTTCGGCAAGGCCATCCAGAAGGTCGGCGCCGAACACGTCCGGGTCCCGCTGGCGCAGCGGGTCGTGCTGAACACGATCCCGTTCTTCCTCCGCGGCTCCGGGCTGTGGCTGTTCGCGCTGCTGGGCGAGGACATCACGGATGAGTTGCAGCGCCAGATGGTCGACGACCCGGATGTGCAGCCGCTCGCGCAGCGGGTGCTGCGGGTGCACATCCTGGAGGAGGCCCGCCACATCAGCTTCGCCCGGGACGGCATCCGCAAGCGGGTGGCCGAGATGCCGCGGTGGCGGCGCGCGGTGCTGGCCAACGTGCTCGGGTTCCACGGCATCGTGAACCAGCAGGCGTTCATCAACCCGGTCGTCTACCGCCGGGTCGGTCTGCCCGACCCGAAGGCGGCGCGCCGGGCGGCCAAGGCGAACGAGAACTTCCGGCTGGTGCAGAAACGCTGCTTCGCCGGACTGGCCGAGTTCTTCGAGGAGACGGGGCTGATGGGCCGGGTGTCCCGGAAGATCTGGAAGAAGATCGGATACCTCGACTAG
- a CDS encoding DUF4873 domain-containing protein — MNDDEVYDGPAALTVAGVAQEVRVRLAGRIDPIDGKYHWQGTVVAASSPEKLSGGLAVSVTIGSRTAEGRLAEQTPWGSYSITGVGAPPFDQAEFD, encoded by the coding sequence GTGAACGATGACGAGGTGTACGACGGCCCGGCGGCCCTGACCGTGGCGGGTGTCGCCCAGGAGGTCAGGGTGCGGCTGGCCGGCCGGATCGATCCCATCGACGGCAAGTACCACTGGCAGGGCACCGTCGTGGCGGCGAGCTCGCCGGAGAAGCTGTCCGGGGGCCTGGCGGTGAGCGTGACGATCGGGTCGAGGACGGCCGAGGGCCGGCTGGCCGAGCAGACGCCGTGGGGCAGCTACTCCATCACGGGCGTGGGTGCGCCGCCGTTCGACCAAGCCGAGTTCGACTAG
- a CDS encoding aldehyde dehydrogenase family protein, whose product METYPSLIDGADGEHDKWIHVVRTSAMLADEIGCLRLKRGLDRGTIDGVRDDRAVGRVGISSREQIDRAAAAARRAQREWADASVTDRIELGRRINEVMRKNIDRFIEYLVAEGHPRRFAELEIAVAMEGTSELGLELTRAQLEQIGHVGGRQTRLVRKPDGVVCVHPPHNAPAANSLLAIGALIAGNAVVVKAPRSAPLTTAWAWRELVYPALCDFGAPRGLVNVVCGEPNAVLRQWLDSDDTDNLMFFGDSARGIPVGRDWFNRGKKTVLELSGNDGVLIWRDAEAELAVEALREAYYGSGQVCMAPNFAVVHPDIADTVISRLADTVRTMRPGMPEDRTTVLSPVFKSAEFFQTLEQAVAGGAETLFGGHRIDVEGNVSDVGFFLEPTAIRVDGLALADRLDVVRKETFFPLLSIVVPERRDDDQTLLRACVGFMNGNRYGLRNSLWSRDAHVIETFCGGMNNSGTLKVNDSHIGVSPGVATHGGTGLSGGPYGGANYPALGTSHLQAISIATEVRPRRAIFEVADGATPS is encoded by the coding sequence ATGGAAACGTATCCGTCATTGATCGATGGCGCGGACGGCGAGCACGACAAGTGGATCCACGTGGTGCGGACCAGCGCCATGCTGGCCGACGAGATCGGGTGCCTGCGGCTCAAGCGCGGTCTCGACCGGGGCACGATCGACGGCGTGCGGGACGACCGCGCCGTCGGCCGGGTCGGCATCTCCAGCCGGGAGCAGATCGACCGGGCGGCCGCCGCCGCCCGGCGGGCCCAGCGGGAGTGGGCCGACGCGAGCGTCACCGACCGCATCGAGCTCGGCCGCAGGATCAACGAGGTCATGCGGAAGAACATCGACAGGTTCATCGAGTACCTGGTGGCCGAGGGACACCCGCGCAGGTTCGCCGAGCTGGAGATCGCCGTCGCGATGGAGGGCACGAGCGAGCTCGGCCTGGAGCTGACCCGAGCACAGCTGGAGCAGATCGGCCACGTCGGCGGCCGCCAGACCCGCCTGGTCCGCAAACCGGACGGTGTCGTCTGCGTCCACCCGCCGCACAACGCCCCCGCGGCCAACTCGCTGCTCGCGATCGGCGCCCTCATCGCGGGCAACGCCGTCGTGGTCAAGGCGCCGCGGAGCGCCCCGCTGACCACCGCCTGGGCGTGGCGCGAGCTGGTGTACCCCGCGCTGTGCGACTTCGGCGCCCCGCGCGGACTGGTGAACGTGGTCTGTGGCGAGCCGAACGCGGTGCTGCGGCAGTGGCTCGACAGCGACGACACCGACAACCTGATGTTCTTCGGGGACTCGGCACGCGGCATCCCGGTCGGACGGGACTGGTTCAACCGGGGCAAGAAGACCGTGCTCGAACTGTCCGGCAACGACGGGGTGCTGATCTGGCGGGACGCCGAGGCCGAGCTGGCCGTCGAGGCCCTGCGCGAGGCGTACTACGGATCCGGCCAGGTGTGCATGGCGCCGAACTTCGCCGTGGTGCACCCCGACATCGCGGACACGGTGATCTCCCGGCTCGCCGACACCGTACGCACGATGCGCCCCGGTATGCCCGAGGACCGCACCACGGTGCTGTCCCCGGTGTTCAAGTCGGCGGAGTTCTTCCAGACGCTGGAGCAGGCCGTCGCCGGCGGGGCGGAAACGCTCTTCGGCGGACACCGGATCGACGTCGAGGGCAACGTCAGCGACGTCGGATTCTTCCTCGAGCCCACCGCGATCCGGGTCGACGGACTGGCCCTGGCCGACCGGCTGGACGTGGTCCGCAAGGAGACCTTCTTCCCGCTGCTGTCGATCGTGGTGCCCGAGCGCCGGGACGATGACCAGACACTGCTGCGCGCCTGCGTCGGCTTCATGAACGGCAATCGCTACGGACTGCGGAACTCCCTGTGGTCGCGGGACGCGCACGTGATCGAGACGTTCTGCGGCGGCATGAACAACAGCGGCACGCTGAAGGTCAACGACAGCCACATCGGGGTCTCGCCCGGAGTGGCCACACACGGCGGCACGGGACTGTCCGGCGGACCCTACGGCGGCGCCAACTATCCGGCGCTGGGCACCTCCCACCTTCAGGCGATCAGTATCGCCACCGAGGTGCGCCCGCGCCGCGCGATCTTCGAGGTGGCCGACGGTGCGACTCCGTCCTGA
- a CDS encoding aspartate aminotransferase family protein — protein sequence MTVTDEKSAETARLHAKYLSRGRAKIAGMLGGQIEESSAGSYIHTSAGEKYLNCAGYGVMLLGATHPDVVEAVVEQVRRHPISSRVFFDDVTSRAAQALAEVCPGELEKVFFCGSGAEAVETALKLARVNGHKRTVTTRNGYHGRTMGALSVSAKRRYQEPFEPLIPDVVEIPFGDANALRAALRDAEPSCFIVEPIQGEAGVVIPDDDYLPEVSRICQEHDCFLIVDEVLTGMGRTGTWWAISELPVQPDVMLVGKGLSGGVVPVSAAVATPTAYAPFDKDPILHASTFGGSPIQTAAVLAAIEATKTHDVLGAAGTIGERLLRTLRTAAQAAPPGSIREVRGKGLLLGVEFEDPGSSAELMLHLLDRGVLINHSVNNPHVVRFTPPALMSEDEVDTLEVAMEDSFRQLGKLSVGRR from the coding sequence GTGACCGTGACGGATGAGAAGTCCGCGGAGACAGCCAGGCTGCACGCGAAATACCTGAGCCGGGGCCGGGCGAAGATCGCCGGTATGCTCGGCGGCCAGATCGAGGAGAGCTCCGCCGGTTCGTACATCCACACCTCGGCGGGAGAGAAGTACCTCAACTGCGCCGGCTACGGGGTCATGCTGCTCGGGGCGACCCACCCGGATGTGGTCGAGGCCGTCGTCGAGCAGGTCAGGCGGCATCCGATCTCCTCCCGGGTGTTCTTCGACGACGTGACCTCCCGCGCCGCCCAGGCGCTCGCCGAGGTCTGTCCGGGCGAGCTGGAGAAGGTCTTCTTCTGCGGCTCCGGCGCCGAGGCCGTGGAAACGGCACTCAAGCTGGCCCGGGTGAACGGGCACAAACGCACGGTCACCACGCGGAACGGTTACCACGGCAGGACGATGGGAGCGTTGAGCGTCAGCGCCAAGCGCCGCTACCAGGAGCCCTTCGAACCGCTGATACCCGATGTCGTCGAGATCCCGTTCGGGGACGCGAACGCCCTGCGCGCGGCGCTGCGCGACGCCGAGCCGTCGTGCTTCATCGTCGAACCGATCCAGGGCGAGGCGGGCGTCGTGATCCCGGACGACGACTACCTCCCCGAGGTGTCGCGGATCTGCCAGGAACACGACTGCTTCCTCATCGTCGACGAGGTCCTGACCGGCATGGGCCGCACCGGCACCTGGTGGGCCATCAGCGAACTGCCGGTCCAACCCGACGTCATGCTGGTCGGAAAGGGCCTGTCCGGCGGTGTGGTACCGGTCTCGGCCGCGGTCGCCACGCCCACCGCGTACGCGCCGTTCGACAAGGACCCGATCCTGCACGCCTCCACGTTCGGCGGGTCGCCCATCCAGACCGCGGCGGTGCTGGCCGCCATCGAGGCGACCAAGACACATGACGTCCTCGGCGCGGCCGGCACGATCGGCGAGCGCCTCCTGCGGACCCTGCGCACAGCGGCGCAGGCCGCGCCCCCGGGCTCGATCAGGGAGGTACGGGGCAAGGGGCTGCTGCTCGGCGTCGAATTCGAGGACCCGGGCTCGTCCGCCGAGCTGATGCTCCACCTGCTGGACCGGGGCGTGCTCATCAACCACTCGGTGAACAATCCGCACGTGGTGCGGTTCACGCCGCCGGCCCTGATGTCCGAGGACGAGGTGGACACGCTCGAAGTGGCGATGGAGGACTCGTTCCGGCAGCTCGGAAAGCTGTCGGTGGGGCGCCGGTGA
- a CDS encoding type II toxin-antitoxin system RatA family toxin: MKTVHVDQMVVGWDRFAIYEKLKDGESYKQHAPEHVKSVLMESTDDPHTMLSHWELYFRNGLLEWSERDHYDEENTTLRFEQVDGDFDEFHGSWEVSPVPDPAGEPTVRVRFTATFDFGVPSVEAMIEPVAAKLLEESVSRIITELFSGSGSAV, encoded by the coding sequence ATGAAGACCGTACACGTCGACCAGATGGTCGTCGGATGGGACCGGTTCGCGATTTACGAGAAGCTCAAGGACGGCGAGAGCTACAAACAGCACGCCCCGGAGCATGTGAAATCGGTCCTGATGGAATCCACCGACGATCCCCACACCATGCTCTCGCACTGGGAGCTGTACTTCCGCAACGGCCTGCTGGAGTGGTCCGAGCGGGATCACTACGACGAGGAGAACACCACTCTCCGGTTCGAGCAGGTCGACGGCGACTTCGACGAGTTCCACGGCAGTTGGGAAGTCTCTCCGGTGCCGGACCCCGCCGGGGAGCCGACGGTTCGCGTCCGGTTCACCGCCACGTTCGACTTCGGTGTGCCCAGCGTCGAGGCCATGATCGAGCCGGTGGCCGCGAAACTCCTCGAGGAATCCGTGAGCCGGATCATCACCGAGCTGTTCAGCGGCAGCGGGTCAGCGGTGTGA